Below is a window of Myxococcus xanthus DNA.
GTGACCCTGGCCGCGCACGGCATTTCGCCCCGGCTCGCGGCCGAGAACAGCGATGTGTACGTGACATGGACCGAGCTCACGGGCGCGCGGTCAGCGACCCAGCACTTCCGGGCGAGTCACGACAAGGGGCTGACCTTCGGCCCCACACTGGCGCTGGATGACCGTCATGGCACCGGGGTGACAGAGATGACCGCGTCCAACAATCGCGTCTACATGGTGGGCGACGACATCGACGCGGATGACCGGCCCGACGTGTACCTGAGGACCAGCCCCGACGAGGGAACGGCCTTCGCACCGCGTCTCAACCTCAGTGCCGGCGAGGGCCCGGGGCAGCCGTCGCTGCTCGCCCGCATCGCCGTCAAGGCTCAGAAGGTCCACGTGGTCTGGGAGGAATGCAACGACCTCTTCCCGGACACCTGCACCATCCTCTACCGCCGCAGCACCGACCGGGGGGAGAGCTTTGGCCCCACCCAAGCCATGAGTGGGAGCCAGGGCTTCGCGCTCGCTCCGGACCTCGAAATCTCGGGTCAGCACGTCTTCGTGGCGTGGCAGGACGACAGCCCCGGCAACTTCGACATCCTCCTGCGCGCCAGCAACGACCACGGGGCCACGTTCTCCGCGCCACGCAACCTGAGCCTCACCCCGGGATACTCCGGCTCCGTCAGCCTCTCCGCGGCCCAATCGCATCTGCGCGTCGCGTGGGAAAACACCACCGCCGGCTCGGTCGACATCTTCTACCGGGCCAGCGGTGACCTGGGCGCGTCGTTCACGCCCGTGACGAACCTGAGCAACACGCCGACGCGCTCTTCCGCGCCGCGTGTCTTCGCCTCCAGCGGCGGATCGCATGGCTACGTGGCCTGGCTGGAAGACCTGGCCAACGAAAACACCGACGTGTTCTTCCGCCGCACCGAGGCGAAATAGCCCGGGACACCACGTCTCCTCGCAATCGCGGCGGCCACCCTCGCACCGCGCCCTGGCCTCGAGCGTCCGCGCGCGCGACATGCACCGCACAGACAGCCTCCTGAAATCCGCGCCTGAGTGCCAGCCACCCCGACACAGCGTGCGGCCTCCCGGAATCCGAGCCTTGTCGCGGCGTCTCCCTGCGTGTTCGTTGTGACATCCCCGCGCAGCGCGGGTAACCTGCCCGGGAGATGAACCCCGCCGCCAGGGCCGACATGGAGTCACGTGCCGATCGCGCCCTGCGCCGCGGCGAACTCACCGAAGCGCTCCGCCTGTACGAGTCGCTCGTGCGGGCCTTCCCGGCGGACGAGGGGCTCGCCCTCAAGCTCGCCAACGCGCGCGAATTGCTCCAACCCGCGGAGTTGGAGGTGCTCGAAGCCGCCCGGGCCGAGGCCAGCATCCCCCTCCCCGTGGGCCCTTCCTCCCCCGTCCAGGAAGGCGAGCGCCTCTTCGCGCTGGGCGACTATGCGGGCGCCGCTGCTTGCTACCGGCGCGCGGTCCAGGAACGCCCGGACAGCGAGCTGCTCAAGGAGCGGCTGATCGAGCTCTATGGCCTCGCGAAGGCCATGCCCCTACAGTCACCGACAGATAGGGCACTCCCCGACAAGCCGGAGCCTCGGCTCCAGGCCCTGCTGGACCGGGTGGCCTCGCGCCGCCGCCTGAAGCGGGACTGAGGAAAACGCCCGTTTCCACTCACGAATCAGCCCTGGCCGGTGATTCACGCGTTGCACCCCCGGGGGGCCCCCCCTACAATCAGGTCCGACGTTTCTGTCATGGTGAAGCACCCTCCCTCTGACACCCGCGTCCGACCTGTATGCCCCGTCCCATGAGACTTGGAGTCCTGACCGGCGGTGGCGACTGCCCCGGCCTCAACGCACTCATTCGCGGCCTCGTGAAGCGAGGCACGCACGAATTCGGCTACGAGTTCGTGGGCATCGAGAACGGCTACATGGGGCTGGTGGAGCCAGGGCTCGCCCACCCGCTCACCGAGGAGGACACCCGCGGCATCCTCCCCAAGGGCGGCACCATCCTGGGCACGTCCAACAAGGCCAACCCCTTCAGCTACGCGACCCGTGAGGATGGGCACTGGGTGGAGCGGGACGTGTCCGATCAGGTCCTGCTCCGCTGCGAGGAGCTGGGCCTGGACGGGCTCATCGCCGTGGGCGGCGACGGGACGCTGTCCATCGCCCACCGGCTCGTGGAGAAGGGGCTCAAGGTCGTCGGCTGTCCGAAGACCATCGACAACGACCTGTCCGGGACGGATCAGACCTTCGGCTTCGACACCGCGCGGCTCATCGTCACCGAGGCGCTCGACCGCCTGCACTCCACCGCCGAGGCCCACGACCGGGTGATGGTCGTGGAGATCATGGGCCGCCACGCCGGCTTCCTCACCCTGGAGAGCGGCATCGCCGGGGGCGCGGACGTCATCCTGATTCCGGAGATTCCGTACAGCGTGGAGTCCGTGGTGGAGAAGATCCGCCGCCGCTCCACCCGCCGTCGCAGCTTCTCCATCATCGCCATCTCCGAAGGCGCGTTCCCCCAGGGCGGCGAGCTGGCCGTGCTGGACACGGCGGAGGCCATTCCCGGCCGGGGCGTGGTGCGGCTCGGCGGCTCGGGGAAGGCGCTGGCGGACCTGCTGGCCCGGCACATCGAGGCGGAGATTCGCGTGACGGTGCTGGGCCACCTCCAGCGCGGGGGCAGCCCCAGCGCGGCGGACCGGGTACTGGCCACTCGCTACGGCTGCAAGGTGCTGGACCTGGTGAGCGCGGGCCAGTGGGACCACATGGTGGCCCTGCGTGCGGGCGAAATCATCGCGGTCCCCTTGAGCGAGTCGCGCAAGGAGCGCCGCGTGGATCCGGCGGGTGAGCTGGTGCGCTTCACCAAGAGCATGGGCATCAGCTTCGGGGACTGAGGGGACCGCCAAACCGCCATGACGACGCTCGTCGGCCGCCATATCGGTCGCTACCGCATCCTCGAGCAACTGGGCTC
It encodes the following:
- a CDS encoding 6-phosphofructokinase; translation: MRLGVLTGGGDCPGLNALIRGLVKRGTHEFGYEFVGIENGYMGLVEPGLAHPLTEEDTRGILPKGGTILGTSNKANPFSYATREDGHWVERDVSDQVLLRCEELGLDGLIAVGGDGTLSIAHRLVEKGLKVVGCPKTIDNDLSGTDQTFGFDTARLIVTEALDRLHSTAEAHDRVMVVEIMGRHAGFLTLESGIAGGADVILIPEIPYSVESVVEKIRRRSTRRRSFSIIAISEGAFPQGGELAVLDTAEAIPGRGVVRLGGSGKALADLLARHIEAEIRVTVLGHLQRGGSPSAADRVLATRYGCKVLDLVSAGQWDHMVALRAGEIIAVPLSESRKERRVDPAGELVRFTKSMGISFGD
- a CDS encoding tetratricopeptide repeat protein translates to MNPAARADMESRADRALRRGELTEALRLYESLVRAFPADEGLALKLANARELLQPAELEVLEAARAEASIPLPVGPSSPVQEGERLFALGDYAGAAACYRRAVQERPDSELLKERLIELYGLAKAMPLQSPTDRALPDKPEPRLQALLDRVASRRRLKRD
- a CDS encoding sialidase family protein, which encodes MLNLSGTPTFNFEFQTAVADSNVYIVWSDTSSLDVTHVYLRRSSDQGKSFEPPQRLSNDTGSAYLPTVVAEGKKVYVAWHEQGIQFRVSHDNGRNFAPAVTLAAHGISPRLAAENSDVYVTWTELTGARSATQHFRASHDKGLTFGPTLALDDRHGTGVTEMTASNNRVYMVGDDIDADDRPDVYLRTSPDEGTAFAPRLNLSAGEGPGQPSLLARIAVKAQKVHVVWEECNDLFPDTCTILYRRSTDRGESFGPTQAMSGSQGFALAPDLEISGQHVFVAWQDDSPGNFDILLRASNDHGATFSAPRNLSLTPGYSGSVSLSAAQSHLRVAWENTTAGSVDIFYRASGDLGASFTPVTNLSNTPTRSSAPRVFASSGGSHGYVAWLEDLANENTDVFFRRTEAK